CGTGGTTTCGTACAAAATCAACCTTGTTCGCGTACCGGAAACAGTAACTGTTTTCCGGGTCGTCAAGACATTGGAAGAGAATGCCACGGACATCGTGCATCGGTGGCAACATGTCGCAGATAAGCTGGATAAAGACCTTTTCATTAGGCTTATCCTGGACGTGGTAAATGGAACCGATGGAAAGAAGACTGGAAGGGCTTCGTTCATTGCCTTGTTTCTTGGAGACTCCGAAAGACTTGTCTCGGTCATGAGCAAGAGCTTCCCCGAATTGGGTTTGAAGAAATCAGATTGCAATGAAACGAGCTGGCTTCAATCTGTGCTTTACTGGACAAACTTCCCCCTTGGGACGGCAAACGATGTTTTGCTCAGTCGAACACCTCAAACTCTAACCTACCTGAAGAGGAAATCAGACTATGTGAAGAAGCCCATTTCAAAGGATGGTTTGGAGGTTATTTGGAAGAGATTGATTGAGCTGAAGTCGGTGATACTGACTTTCAACCCCTATGGTGGAAGAATGGCTGAGATTCCGGCGGAGGAAACGCCTTTCCCACATCGGGCCGGGAACCTAGCAAAGATTCAATACGCCGCAAACTGGAATGAGGCGGGGAAGAAGGTGACAGATGACTACATAAATTTGACAAGAAAGCTTTACAGTTACATGACTCCATACGTGTCCAAGAATCCAAGGGAGACATTTTTCAACTACAAAGATCTTGATTTGGGTATCAACCATAACGGCAAGAAAAGCTACCAGGAAGGAAGAGTTTATGGGATCAAGTATTTCAAGGGTAATTTCAATAGGTTGGTAAAGATTAAGACTAAGGTTGATCCTCGTAACTTCTTTAGGAATGAACAAAGCATCCCTACTCTTCCATATGGACGGAAGTAGCTTGGTGCATGCATGTCTAGGATTTGTTGTTTACTATGTagcattgaaaaataatttaagtcTTCGTTGAAAAAACGAAGCATTGGTATGTAAAAGTTATGTGAAAGTAAAATATGTTTAAAGATTTCATCGAATTATAGCATTGACGGGCAGTTTTTCCGATTTAAATTTTGTGGCTGCGAGTTGTTGCATGTTCTGGCTACTAAACCCGACTCGtacttgatttgattattaaatgagccgTTCATGAACATGAAACtagactcgattattaaacaatacGTACATATTCGTATAAACTCGGTTCGACTTGGTTAATATTCGTGAACTAGCTCGTATAAGGCTCTACTCGCTTGTTAAGGCtcaactcttatatatatagataggtTAAATAATTGTTGGGGATCATGCACGTATGTCGCAGTGGAAAACTGATCTTAGCAAAAATTTTGCTTCAAGGTAATAAGGTTagataatacaaataaataCGTTCGGAATACTTACAATCGAATTCGACATCTCTTATCCATTTGGGGTTATTTGACTTTGGTTAAGTTgctccttgcatgttgaatgataAATAACACTTTTTATATTCTTCGGGTTCATGATTAAACTTCTATATATTCTCTTTGATGACTGAATATGATCGTCAGTGTGAACTCACAAAATTAGATACAATAAATTGGTGAATTATGTTTTATtatggccctctatttatagatttgGATTTACAATTATGATACACTACAAAAACGTGTCTACGGTAATCAGTTTTTGCCACGACACTAGCTAATTAGTGACGTGCTAATTAGTTTCACTTAAATAATAACTTTATTTACGTGCCAAATTTGCCACGTTACTAATTAGTGACGTAACACATTCCACACGTTAATAATTATTGACGTGTTATTTTGGCACATCATTCACACATAGTGGCGGAACTAGGATTTTAGTTGAGGGgggtcaatatttttttttttcaatttgacaaataaaaaaaaattatgaagtcaatcaaaaaataaataaaaatataattaacgcattaataaataattcaacaaaatttaataatctcttaaaatatataaatgttaaGAGGTAttttaaatgtaatatataCCGCAGAAGAAAAGGCAGTTAAACGAagtcttaatttttaattttttaatatttttaaaaaattaacttgTCAAACATAGGCAAGTATCATGACTCTCATCTAAACCTATCCTAACGAAGTAGTTGGCTAAGCTAAAGcctagcatttttttaatttttttttaaaaaaataaagatttaagtGATCAAATAAATCGTGGAGAAGAGGAATAAAGATGGTGTCATTGGTGTTTGGGGTTTAGAAGTTTTGAAGTGTTGATAGTGACATATGAGGCCTGTCAGGGACATGTAGACTTGTccttttttccaatttattaaaAGACAAGTAATGAGAGGTGTCCTTTAATGGTTGGAAATTGTTACTTTAGActtgtcatttttttcaaatctaacAAGTAATGAGACGTGTCCTcccattcttcttttttattattattttttcttttgatagaaGGTTTAAATGAACAAACAAAATGGTGCGttttcctaaaaagaaaaaatatgtcaTCTTCAACCTCACCTTCTTCAACCTGTAGCTGCCTGGACTggttttagattaaaaaatcaGTGAAGAAATGGCAGAATGTGGTGTGACTCATGAATCTCGATTCTCTTACAAAATATTTGCCCCTAGAGGAGATATTCAAGGTGGGCAAATAAAACTTCCGAGAAAAAAATTTTTAGATTAGAAAAAAATTTTTGAAGATGAGGAATGCATTTGACCCCTATGCGTCTGCCCCTGTTCACACgtcaaaaattatatatgaagaagattttcaaattttatttatttgacacGTCAAGAAacccccttttccttttttcttttcttttccctcctCCCGCGCACGGGTCCttttctcccccattttttcttccttctttctcccccgctcttctttcttctttttcgttcttctcctttctttttccgTCGACCACCTAGAGAAAGGGGGAGAGAGAccagagagagaccgagagagagaaagaaagagtgaGCAAGAGAGAGACCCAGCCGGCCGGTGGGGTAGCCACCATTTGGGGCAGACGACGGCGCCGGAGCCGGTGGGTCACGGCCCGACGCCGGTGAAGCCAAGAATTGAAGCACATTTTTCCTGCATTTTCTCGGTACCCAAACAGTAGGAATCCATTTTTTGAGTAAGTGAAACCTTTAggctttgatttctttttaattagtttGATTTGGGTTCGGTTTGAGATGGTTCACGGTGGTTAGAGGGATTCTTGGAGTAGAGAAAATTTGGGTATGTTTGTGGAGGATTTTCTTAGAAAACAGAATGGGTATCGGAAATTCTTTGGGTGTTTTTGATTTTTCCTGTTGATGGCCGAATAGGTATTCTTGGATTGGCTTATTAAATGCGTAGTTATGGTAACCATATTTTGAAAGAAACTTCATTCTTTACGTGCTTTGTTGTTTTGGATCTCAGATGCATTGGCTTATTAAATGCATAGTTACGGCAGTCATATCAGGAAGAAAATTCATTCTTTCAATGCTTTGTTGTTTTTGCTTGCAATTTCCTGATTGTTTGGGAGTGCATGGGACTGTATTCATTTAGTTAACAATATCAATTTTTAGCTCGTGAAGGTAGGAAGGACAAGGAAGATGGTAGCTGTGGCATATGGGAAGAGATGTGGAGAAGCCAATCTTTCGGTCTTAAAGAATTTGGTATGAATCCATTAGACCAGTTGTAagtttataatatataaaaaattgaatccaAGCCATTATTTCATCATTAAAATTGTCTGACTCTCTTAAAGGCAATCGGCAATGAAAAAAGTAggggcggcagccacccccacaGCCactggcggcagccaccccacctcctttgtttctttttttttaaaaaaaaaataaatatttttcattttagggttaaataccacagaggtacctgagttttacgtgtttttaaatttagtacctaagtttcattttgtatcacaggtagtacctgaatttggaagaaaaaaaccctaggtagtacctgtcagatttatcgtccaaatttcaacttctcgccacgtgtcaaccgctgaggttgacacgtggcaccaaaaaaaaaaaaaaaattaaaaattaaaaaaaaaaaaaaatgattaaaattaaaaaaaaaactaaaaaaaaaaaaaaaaaaaaggccggctacccccattttggccaaggaggcacccccttggccggtttGGCCGGTCTGgtagggtggttcggccaccccacagttgaaaaaaaaaaaaaaaaaaaaattgaagggttttggccctagggggtggttcggccacccccacagaaccaccccctagggccaaaacccttcaattttttttttttttttttttttttttcaactgtggggtggccgaaccaccccttatggggtggttcggccaccccagaccggccagaccggtcaggggggtggctgggccacctccttggccaaaatgggggtggccggccacccccatggtggccaagggagccacccctctttttttttttctttttttctttttttttttattcatttttttaattttaatcatttttttaattttttaatttttaattttaattttttttatgtggtgccacgtgtcaacctcagcggttgacacgtggcgagaagttgaaatttgacaggtactacctagggtttttttcttccaaattcaggtactacctgtgatacgaaatgaaactgaggtactaaatttaaaaacacgtaaaactcaggtacctctggggtatttaaccatttattttatttatttatatttttaatgaattttatattttcttattaaaattGACACAGGTCGACTTTCTATTAGGTGTGACGTGGCAGTGTAACGGAATCCATTAACGGGCTGATGAAAAATGAGTTTAGGGACTGATTTATAATTATactttaccacaaggacctctcagtaaatttttataccacagataatgatttgtaatttaggtcaaccctAAAGATTAATGATGtatattttactaaaattaaGGCCTTAAACTTGCTTATTGCTTTTCTGGTCGTAAGGCAAAaggcgcaaaaaaaaaaaaaaaaaaaaaaaaaaatgacaaatattaAATCTTGGTACTTAATGTTATGGGGTGCGAATGTATGTATATCCCTAGGTCCTAGTAATCTAGTTTGACTTTTGGTTCTTAAATAGTACTAACTGGCACATATGGTTTCATACATTTATTTCTGTAACTTAACCTCCTCATAAAATTAAGGCCTTAAACTTGCTTATTGCTTTTCTTGTCATACACATCACGCAGCATTATCTAGATTTGACAAACCATGAAAGTTATCTGCGTGAAAATTGGATCCAAAATTGTTAGTCCACCACAAGCATTTTAAATATGTTTTGAATTCCTATGTTGGTTAATGACACTGAGATTCAAACTTTGAGTGTTAATTTTGCACTCGATTTGTTTGATTAAAAATGGGTATTTGTGCAAGGGGAGTGTTTGAATATTTGCTTCATGGTTGCGTGATACATTGCGAAAagtgataatttttattttattttttaaaccctTGATTGATGCATTTTCAGTAAGGAGAATGAGCTGCAAGTTGCTTACACTTGAAGAAAGTGAATAAACTGACATTTAAAAAGCTTAATTGAAAATGATAACTCAAGACTCCAAACAACACCTGGAAGAAGGATTGAACAGGTGTTACAATCAACAAATACTATGAAATCAATAATCAATCCATACAAGCAATTTAGTGATGAAGCATAAAACTTTTGAAGAATTCTTTAAAAGTAAAACCACTCAAAGGTAGCGAAATCGAAGAAATCAATCCActataaaagaataagaaattataaaatGTTGATACTTACAAAACAATTACAATTGTGATGTAGGAGAAAATCAGGCATAAGATTTGAAGAGGCTGAAAAGAAAGTGGACAATTATGTATTTCATGAAAGTCCAAAGAGTGAAATATGTCAACTGgtcttcaaaaaattaattatgttgatATTCTTGGGATTATaaattttttgtcaatttttccaaaagaaaatcttgatgtttgttttagcatattggaagaaattttcatttttcatgctcaagaaataattgaaaatttttgtaaaaagattacgGAGAGTGaattttttacaattaatcAAGTCCTTGTGAAGATTATTTTACCTCAAATTGGTGCGAGTAACTTCAAATCTAATATTTAGAGTCATGTTGTAATGGGTTGCAAGTTGTTTTTCTTCTAGTATCAAGTTGCTTTAGTGTTGAGTAGCATAGAATGGAATGAATTGATTGGACATCCAAAAGATTGAGGAAATGATGATTCGAATTTGATGACGAATTCTTTCCAATCCGGTGAGACTaatacaagagaaaaaatcagacataagatttgaagattatttcttgaataagatcagcccaaaaatagaaagaatcatacaaaatatttgaggattgtttttagaatattatattttactttctgtacaaaaATCCTTCTGGCTCCAACTTTACgtttatgttttgtatttttatttctttctttatttccaAGTATTCTAATTGGAAAATACTCAAACATTGCCTACATAAAAGCATGTGCGTATTATTTTtgaatcaagttttgaagtatcaattaaattttaagtctttcaTAGCTATTTATCTGTTTCCTTATTTAGGGGCAATTAGGgtttttccctttattattaTCCCTTCTTAAATTCCCTTTTCAATCTTCAAAATTCATAGTTTATGCTGTTATCATATGCTGTCAAAACAATCTTAGTTCTGCTTAGCGTCAGTTGCAACACATCAAAACATAACTTTGAATATTAGATCTAAATCTACTCATACCAACTTGAGATGAGAAAATCTTCACAAGCTCTTGATTGATTGTCATAAATTCACTCACcgtaaaaaattttcaaaaattttcaattctttcttgaccatgaataattaaattttctttcaacATGCCAAAACCAATGTCAAGGTTTTGTTTaggaaaatttgacaaaaaatttccgattccaagaaaatcaacaaaattaattttctaaaGACCCCATTGAGATATTTCACTCTTTAGACTTTCACCAAACACattattatttacttttgtTTAACATCTGGATCATATAACAGAAAATTTACCTCTATAAGATTTTCAGCATTGGTATATGTATCATAGGTTGGTAGAGAAATCCGATCTATAAAACATTGAGAAGGATGTTCAACGTCTTCTTCATGTTGAAACTCTTCATCTTGACCACGCTGTTCCCAAACCAAAACATGATTGTGATACGGGTTCTCGAAATTAGATTCTGAATCGCGACCGTCAATATCGCGATACATCTCTATGTTTTGTGCCGCTAGACAACAGGTTACCTTCACAACCTGCTTTTGCAA
This DNA window, taken from Alnus glutinosa chromosome 5, dhAlnGlut1.1, whole genome shotgun sequence, encodes the following:
- the LOC133868801 gene encoding berberine bridge enzyme-like 8, encoding MANMGVLRPAMLSLLATFLLSFSWQTSGSSSGSFIHCLLNHFQPSHPISSAIYTPNNSSYSSVLQSYIRNLRFNTSTTHKPFLILTALHESHIQAAVVCAQKHNLQMKIRSGGHDYEGVSYVSEVPFFILDMFNLRSIHIDVESETAWVQAGATLGEVYYRIAEKSKAHGFPAGVCPTVGVGGHFSGGGYGNMMRKYGLSVDNIVDAQLVDVNGRLLDRKSMGEDLFWAIRGGGGASFGVVVSYKINLVRVPETVTVFRVVKTLEENATDIVHRWQHVADKLDKDLFIRLILDVVNGTDGKKTGRASFIALFLGDSERLVSVMSKSFPELGLKKSDCNETSWLQSVLYWTNFPLGTANDVLLSRTPQTLTYLKRKSDYVKKPISKDGLEVIWKRLIELKSVILTFNPYGGRMAEIPAEETPFPHRAGNLAKIQYAANWNEAGKKVTDDYINLTRKLYSYMTPYVSKNPRETFFNYKDLDLGINHNGKKSYQEGRVYGIKYFKGNFNRLVKIKTKVDPRNFFRNEQSIPTLPYGRK